Proteins co-encoded in one Bremerella sp. TYQ1 genomic window:
- a CDS encoding YafY family protein, whose protein sequence is MNLAKIQRLLKLLQLLQGGRPQNVNSMADVCGVSRRTIFRDLETLRAAGVPLAFDSNGQRFHIPETYFLAPTSLSSEEALSVMVLCHELGDGTGLPYYSSARRAATKLENSLPEHMKQQLREISGSVEIKLNPVNQPEEAQSAYQTLVDASGHRHNVRIQYRSIFDGDVIQTKLSPYKLLFSRHSWYVIGRSSIHRAVRTFKVNRIEQIETLEDTFEIPQNFHVDRFLRNAWHMIPEAGPDQHIIVRFDPLVAQNVAEVQWHKTQQIHWNEDGSIDYEVTVSGIREISWWILGYGSRAKVLQPDSLKDLIADHARKILENYSDSVPSSLNASS, encoded by the coding sequence ATGAATCTGGCCAAAATCCAACGCCTGCTCAAGCTACTGCAACTGCTTCAGGGTGGCAGGCCGCAAAACGTTAACTCGATGGCCGATGTGTGCGGCGTTAGTCGTCGCACCATCTTTCGAGATCTGGAAACACTGCGAGCGGCCGGCGTGCCGCTCGCTTTCGATTCGAATGGGCAACGTTTCCATATCCCGGAAACATACTTCTTAGCCCCCACAAGCCTGAGTTCGGAAGAAGCTCTCTCCGTGATGGTGCTCTGCCATGAGTTGGGCGATGGGACCGGCCTGCCCTACTATTCTTCTGCTCGACGTGCAGCAACGAAGCTTGAGAACAGCCTTCCCGAGCACATGAAGCAGCAGCTTCGCGAGATCTCTGGCTCGGTCGAAATCAAGCTGAATCCCGTCAATCAACCAGAAGAAGCCCAGTCCGCCTATCAAACCCTCGTCGACGCCTCAGGCCATCGCCACAACGTACGCATCCAGTATCGCAGCATCTTTGACGGGGACGTGATTCAAACGAAGCTCTCCCCTTACAAGCTGCTTTTCAGCCGGCACAGTTGGTACGTCATCGGCCGCAGTTCCATTCACCGTGCCGTTCGAACGTTTAAAGTGAATCGAATCGAACAGATCGAGACGCTCGAAGATACGTTCGAGATCCCTCAGAACTTCCATGTCGATCGCTTCCTGCGAAATGCCTGGCACATGATCCCCGAAGCCGGACCAGATCAGCACATCATCGTCCGCTTCGATCCGCTCGTCGCGCAGAATGTTGCGGAAGTTCAATGGCATAAGACACAGCAAATTCATTGGAACGAAGATGGCAGCATCGATTACGAAGTGACCGTCAGCGGCATCCGCGAAATCAGCTGGTGGATCCTCGGGTACGGCAGCCGAGCGAAAGTCCTGCAACCAGACTCGCTAAAAGACCTGATCGCCGACCATGCTCGCAAAATCCTCGAGAACTACAGCGATTCCGTCCCGTCTTCACTGAACGCTTCCAGCTGA
- a CDS encoding DNA polymerase III subunit delta', with protein MSWDDVLGHDRIREMFATALSKNRLASTFLFVGPAAIGKRKFAMMLAKTLLCQNVPAYHMNPCGNCEDCKQVNALTHPDLLTVQKPKDKTRIPVDLLIGDNQHRMESGLCHDIAMRPFRGQRKVAILDDADDLNQEGANCLLKTLEEPPVDSVIILISQSEQRQLPTIRSRCQILRFAPLPDEIVSKLLLELQWVGDQAEADKLAKQSKGSLARADQLRDESLQGIADVLLSTLAKRDFHSVQMAKDVSDYLTKMGDDAPKKREALSHLIELAADFYRNQLAFLTKLDTEEASTNPEIRSAVMAIPAGLDGAAACLERCAEAEIQLDANANIATLVESWLDDLATASRTGYVETL; from the coding sequence ATGAGCTGGGACGACGTGCTAGGGCACGATCGCATCCGGGAGATGTTCGCGACGGCCCTTTCGAAGAATCGCCTGGCCAGTACGTTTTTGTTTGTAGGACCAGCCGCGATCGGCAAGCGGAAGTTTGCCATGATGTTGGCTAAAACACTTCTGTGCCAAAACGTCCCTGCGTACCACATGAACCCATGTGGCAACTGCGAAGACTGCAAACAGGTCAATGCGCTGACGCACCCAGACCTTCTGACGGTCCAAAAGCCCAAAGACAAAACACGCATTCCGGTCGACTTGCTCATTGGCGATAACCAGCACCGTATGGAATCGGGGCTTTGTCACGACATTGCCATGCGACCGTTTCGCGGTCAGCGTAAAGTTGCCATCCTGGATGATGCGGACGACCTGAATCAGGAAGGGGCGAATTGCCTGCTGAAAACGCTGGAAGAACCGCCTGTCGACAGCGTGATCATCTTGATCAGCCAGAGCGAACAGCGTCAGCTCCCGACGATTCGGTCGCGTTGCCAGATCCTTCGCTTTGCTCCGCTGCCGGATGAAATCGTTTCGAAGCTGCTGCTTGAACTTCAATGGGTTGGCGACCAAGCTGAAGCAGACAAACTCGCTAAGCAAAGCAAAGGCAGTCTTGCGAGAGCGGATCAGCTTCGCGACGAGAGCCTTCAGGGGATTGCAGATGTCCTGTTAAGCACGCTTGCCAAACGCGACTTTCACAGCGTTCAAATGGCGAAGGACGTTTCCGACTATCTCACCAAAATGGGAGACGACGCCCCCAAAAAACGTGAAGCGCTCTCTCATTTGATCGAGCTTGCCGCCGACTTCTATCGCAATCAACTCGCTTTCCTAACCAAGCTCGATACGGAAGAAGCTTCTACCAACCCCGAGATTCGTTCGGCCGTGATGGCGATTCCGGCCGGCCTGGATGGCGCAGCGGCCTGTTTGGAACGGTGTGCTGAAGCAGAGATCCAGCTCGATGCCAACGCAAACATCGCCACGTTGGTAGAATCCTGGCTCGACGACCTCGCCACCGCCTCACGAACCGGCTACGTCGAAACGCTCTAA
- a CDS encoding ferritin-like domain-containing protein codes for MAMNTLADAFYDELRDIFHAEKQLLKALPKMAKKASNENLAEAFREHLEETKQHVERAEKAFEETGKAARAKKCEAMAGLIEEASEEMKEDADPEVMDAMLIALAQKVEHYEIATYGTLCTWAKALGYENAKQLLGENLNDEEQADKKLSKLAKKVNVTAMAS; via the coding sequence ATGGCGATGAATACACTCGCTGACGCATTTTACGACGAACTTCGCGACATCTTTCATGCGGAGAAGCAGCTTCTGAAAGCTCTCCCCAAGATGGCGAAAAAGGCCAGCAACGAAAACTTGGCTGAAGCTTTCCGCGAGCATCTAGAAGAAACCAAACAGCACGTCGAACGGGCCGAAAAGGCATTCGAGGAAACCGGCAAAGCGGCCCGAGCCAAGAAGTGCGAGGCCATGGCAGGCTTGATCGAAGAAGCTTCCGAAGAGATGAAGGAAGACGCTGACCCCGAAGTAATGGACGCTATGTTGATCGCTTTGGCGCAGAAGGTCGAGCACTACGAAATTGCCACATACGGCACATTGTGCACATGGGCGAAAGCTCTTGGCTACGAAAACGCCAAACAACTTCTGGGCGAAAACCTGAACGACGAAGAACAGGCTGACAAGAAGCTCTCGAAGTTGGCCAAGAAGGTAAACGTCACCGCGATGGCATCTTAA
- the tmk gene encoding dTMP kinase, which produces MTQTQSVRPLFISFDGIDGAGKSTQRDLLTEWLKEKGHEVVLCRDPGTTEAGERVRDLLLHRKELDLHPRTEMLLYMAARAQLVDDIIRPAIASGKTVLCDRYLLANIAYQGYASGLDLEDVRSVGKVTVARVMPDLTILLDLPEDVAFPRLGKNLDRMEAKGVAFMHRVREGFLKEAEIYPHVAVIDATQEIATIQAAIREAVSARLKEMAK; this is translated from the coding sequence ATGACACAGACGCAATCAGTTCGCCCGCTATTCATTTCCTTCGACGGAATCGATGGCGCCGGGAAATCGACACAGCGAGACCTGCTTACGGAGTGGCTCAAGGAAAAGGGGCACGAAGTCGTACTTTGCCGTGATCCTGGTACCACCGAAGCCGGCGAACGCGTACGTGACCTGCTACTGCATCGCAAAGAACTCGATCTTCACCCGCGCACGGAAATGCTGCTGTACATGGCAGCAAGGGCCCAATTGGTCGATGACATCATCCGTCCAGCGATTGCCTCCGGCAAAACGGTTTTGTGCGATCGTTACCTCTTAGCGAATATCGCCTATCAAGGTTATGCCTCGGGGCTGGACCTGGAAGATGTGCGTTCGGTGGGCAAAGTCACCGTCGCTCGGGTGATGCCAGACCTAACCATTCTGCTAGATCTACCGGAAGACGTTGCGTTTCCCCGGCTTGGCAAAAACCTGGACCGTATGGAAGCCAAGGGCGTCGCGTTCATGCATCGCGTACGGGAAGGCTTCCTGAAAGAAGCAGAAATCTATCCCCATGTCGCCGTCATCGATGCCACGCAAGAGATCGCGACAATTCAAGCCGCGATTCGAGAGGCCGTGTCGGCAAGACTCAAGGAGATGGCGAAATGA
- a CDS encoding TolC family protein, producing MKTQFHQAWMLVLIGTIIFTGCQPTQPFYFKESGDLSLYLDKATDIEYADVDHHRLYEVSNAEAPFTISDPFEMDESKIWNLSLEEAVADSLKNSKAIRTAGGNAIFRVIPNTTLTSQAIPNNLVTRNDGTPTIYDPALVSSDPQFGVEGALSEFDAQLNASFNWDRLDRPQNFATGNPFFLSEFGQNLAVGTVELTKRSATGTQWFLRNNTTYDYNNRGSLLYPSSWLANVEMEARHPLLRGSGVQVNRVNVMLARIREDVSLADFETNIRNLVSDVEEAYWQLYFAYHNLEAAKTGRDSALVTWRRVHALMVNGAEGGEAEKEAQARQQYFEFRSRTEGALRDLYKAEGSLRYFMGLAATDGRLIRPTSEPTDAWVAFDWFEIHDEALSRSPELRRQGWRIKQREIELITARNQLLPQLDVVGLYRFLGLGDQLISGNRDGKNFNQVDSKAWDVLTEGNYQEYTLGMEFSMPIGFRQELAGVRNVQLQIAREKAVMEDMELEVSHLLTDTIRDLDSNYSLVQTNLNRLIAADKEVDSVQAAYDAGTVTLDLLLDAQRRRSDAQIAYFQALIEYNIAIKDVHMRKGSLLDYNGVYLAEGPWPEKAYFDAQGHARRRAASHYVDYGYTRPAVISRGPVPQGSLSHGTIEEGTIIYEGDAPADGEVIGTPTPAKMPTSLDAVSLEPPTETRVAAKPAQSKSELDWNKLGLNELVSEVRQSKSPSQPTPAAKPSSRRVVKSVSHESGQNPTPAQATATASGWQAAKR from the coding sequence ATGAAAACCCAGTTCCATCAAGCCTGGATGCTTGTGCTCATTGGCACCATCATTTTCACTGGTTGCCAGCCGACTCAACCGTTTTACTTCAAAGAGTCTGGCGATCTGAGCCTTTACCTCGATAAAGCGACCGACATCGAATATGCCGATGTCGATCATCATCGCTTGTACGAGGTATCGAACGCTGAGGCGCCGTTCACAATCTCCGATCCGTTCGAGATGGATGAATCGAAGATTTGGAACCTCAGCCTCGAGGAAGCCGTTGCTGACTCGCTGAAGAACAGCAAAGCCATCCGCACTGCCGGCGGCAACGCGATCTTCCGCGTAATCCCGAACACGACGCTGACGTCGCAGGCGATCCCGAACAACCTGGTCACACGTAACGATGGCACGCCAACCATCTACGACCCAGCGTTGGTTTCGAGCGATCCTCAGTTCGGTGTCGAAGGTGCTCTCAGCGAATTCGACGCACAGCTGAACGCCAGCTTCAACTGGGACCGTTTGGATCGTCCGCAAAACTTCGCGACCGGCAACCCGTTCTTCCTGTCGGAATTCGGCCAGAACCTGGCCGTTGGAACCGTAGAACTGACCAAGCGTTCTGCAACCGGTACGCAGTGGTTTTTGCGAAACAACACCACCTACGACTACAACAACCGCGGTAGCCTGCTTTATCCAAGCTCGTGGTTGGCCAACGTCGAAATGGAAGCCCGTCACCCACTTCTTCGTGGAAGCGGTGTTCAGGTCAACCGCGTCAACGTGATGCTTGCTCGTATTCGCGAAGACGTCAGCCTGGCCGACTTCGAGACCAATATCCGCAACCTTGTTTCGGATGTGGAAGAAGCTTATTGGCAGCTCTACTTCGCTTACCACAACCTGGAAGCCGCCAAGACCGGCCGCGACAGTGCCCTGGTCACTTGGCGTCGTGTTCACGCGTTGATGGTCAACGGTGCCGAAGGGGGTGAAGCGGAGAAGGAAGCTCAAGCTCGTCAGCAATACTTTGAATTCCGTAGCCGTACCGAAGGTGCATTGCGTGACTTGTACAAAGCAGAAGGTAGCCTCCGATACTTCATGGGCTTAGCCGCTACCGATGGTCGCTTGATCCGACCAACTTCGGAACCAACCGATGCTTGGGTTGCTTTCGACTGGTTCGAGATCCACGACGAAGCATTGTCACGTAGCCCTGAACTGCGTCGCCAAGGCTGGAGAATCAAGCAACGTGAAATCGAATTGATCACCGCTCGCAACCAACTGTTGCCACAATTGGACGTCGTCGGCTTGTACCGCTTCCTTGGTCTGGGCGACCAGCTAATCAGCGGGAACCGAGACGGTAAAAACTTCAACCAGGTCGACAGCAAAGCCTGGGACGTACTCACTGAAGGCAACTACCAGGAATATACCCTGGGCATGGAGTTCTCGATGCCAATCGGATTCCGTCAGGAACTTGCCGGGGTGCGTAATGTACAGCTTCAGATCGCTCGCGAAAAAGCGGTCATGGAAGATATGGAACTGGAAGTCTCGCACCTGCTGACCGACACGATCCGCGACTTGGACTCGAACTACAGCCTGGTGCAAACGAACTTGAACCGATTGATCGCCGCCGACAAAGAAGTCGACTCGGTCCAAGCCGCCTACGATGCCGGCACGGTAACGCTCGACTTGCTGCTGGATGCCCAGCGACGACGCAGCGACGCTCAAATCGCCTACTTCCAGGCCCTGATCGAGTACAACATCGCCATCAAGGACGTCCACATGCGAAAGGGTAGCCTGCTCGATTACAACGGCGTCTACCTGGCAGAAGGCCCATGGCCAGAAAAGGCTTACTTCGATGCTCAGGGTCATGCCCGACGTCGTGCAGCCAGCCACTATGTTGACTACGGCTATACCCGTCCTGCTGTGATCAGCCGCGGCCCTGTCCCACAAGGCAGCCTCAGCCATGGAACGATCGAGGAAGGAACGATCATCTACGAAGGTGACGCTCCGGCCGACGGCGAAGTGATCGGCACGCCGACCCCCGCCAAGATGCCAACCTCGCTGGATGCCGTCAGCTTGGAACCACCAACAGAAACACGAGTCGCCGCCAAACCAGCCCAATCGAAAAGTGAGCTCGATTGGAATAAACTGGGGCTGAACGAACTGGTTTCGGAGGTTCGTCAATCGAAGAGTCCTTCGCAGCCGACGCCTGCCGCCAAGCCGTCGTCGCGACGAGTGGTAAAGTCGGTCTCCCATGAATCTGGCCAAAATCCAACGCCTGCTCAAGCTACTGCAACTGCTTCAGGGTGGCAGGCCGCAAAACGTTAA